In Leptospirillum ferriphilum, the following proteins share a genomic window:
- the argF gene encoding ornithine carbamoyltransferase has product MEKKPFRHFLKVSDFQPSEIREVFELTEEVRKNPGQYDQRFARKTVCLLFEKSSTRTRLSFEAGVHQMGGDTVFLGGDSQLARGETIEDTARVMSGYLDMVIIRTFGHDRIERFAKSAEIPVINGLTDGHHPCQALSDFSFIGKEFGEIKGVRMAYVGDGNNMAHSLMEAAALLGVHLIVATPPGYAPNRDVLHWSAEQARKTGGSITWMSDPMEAARGARVLYTDVWTSMGQEAESSIREQSFAGYQINQEMLSRAESDAIVLHCLPAYRGKEVTEEVLEGPRSRVFPQAENRLHLQKALMLFCSRKG; this is encoded by the coding sequence ATGGAAAAAAAGCCATTTCGACATTTTCTCAAGGTGAGTGATTTCCAGCCTTCGGAAATCCGGGAAGTCTTTGAACTGACCGAGGAAGTCCGAAAAAATCCCGGTCAGTATGATCAACGGTTCGCCCGAAAAACAGTGTGTCTCCTGTTTGAAAAGTCCTCCACCCGGACCCGCTTGTCTTTTGAGGCCGGCGTTCACCAGATGGGAGGCGACACTGTTTTTCTCGGAGGGGACTCCCAGCTGGCCCGTGGCGAAACCATTGAAGATACCGCCCGGGTCATGTCCGGATACCTTGATATGGTGATCATCCGGACGTTCGGTCATGACAGGATTGAACGGTTTGCAAAAAGTGCGGAGATTCCTGTCATCAATGGACTGACGGACGGGCATCATCCTTGCCAGGCTCTTTCAGATTTCTCTTTTATCGGAAAAGAGTTCGGTGAGATTAAAGGAGTCCGGATGGCGTATGTCGGGGATGGGAATAACATGGCCCACTCTCTGATGGAAGCCGCTGCACTTCTGGGTGTTCATCTGATCGTTGCCACTCCTCCGGGATATGCTCCGAACAGGGATGTTCTGCACTGGTCGGCCGAACAGGCCAGAAAAACCGGCGGATCCATTACATGGATGAGTGATCCGATGGAAGCTGCACGAGGAGCCCGCGTCCTCTATACCGATGTCTGGACCAGCATGGGGCAGGAAGCGGAGTCTTCTATCCGGGAACAATCGTTTGCGGGTTATCAGATTAATCAGGAAATGTTGTCCAGAGCCGAATCGGACGCGATTGTCCTGCATTGCCTTCCGGCGTATCGGGGAAAAGAAGTGACCGAAGAGGTCCTCGAAGGACCGCGATCAAGAGTTTTTCCCCAGGCGGAAAATCGTTTGCATCTTCAGAAAGCGCTCATGCTCTTTTGTAGCAGGAAAGGATAA
- the dapB gene encoding 4-hydroxy-tetrahydrodipicolinate reductase yields the protein MSSVLRVALVGAAGRMGKAIQEVLEKNPGTTLSAAIVEANDPMNGKPVLFGEGVYTSSLEEALEKSDVGIDFSEVASALETVEAFSRSGRPLVIGTTGFSAKEKERIYQAGERIPLILSPNMSLGIHLLSYLVKIAAEKLPSYDAEIVETHHRMKKDAPSGTALFLGESLASARGKRLGDVGTYHREGMTGVRPQDSIGIMAMRGGDVVGDHTVFFLGEGERLELTHRATSRETFARGAVEAAVFLARRKNPGVYTMNDVLGLENEKNDGSA from the coding sequence GTGAGTTCTGTGTTGAGAGTGGCTCTTGTAGGAGCCGCCGGACGCATGGGAAAAGCGATCCAGGAAGTTTTGGAGAAAAATCCCGGAACAACCCTTTCGGCCGCCATTGTTGAGGCGAACGATCCGATGAATGGAAAACCAGTCCTTTTTGGCGAAGGCGTGTACACCTCTTCCCTGGAGGAAGCCCTGGAAAAGTCGGATGTTGGTATTGATTTCTCGGAGGTTGCATCGGCTCTTGAAACCGTCGAGGCTTTTTCCCGGTCGGGGCGTCCCCTGGTGATTGGAACAACCGGTTTTTCTGCAAAAGAAAAAGAAAGGATCTATCAGGCCGGTGAACGGATTCCCCTGATCCTCTCTCCAAACATGAGCCTGGGGATACACCTGCTTTCCTACCTGGTCAAAATTGCAGCGGAAAAGCTTCCTTCGTATGATGCCGAAATTGTTGAAACGCATCATCGCATGAAGAAGGATGCTCCGAGCGGAACAGCTCTTTTTCTGGGAGAGTCCCTCGCTTCAGCGCGTGGAAAAAGACTGGGGGATGTCGGGACATATCATCGGGAGGGCATGACAGGAGTGCGTCCGCAAGACTCTATCGGAATTATGGCCATGAGAGGCGGAGATGTGGTGGGGGATCACACGGTTTTTTTTCTGGGCGAGGGAGAACGTCTTGAGCTCACCCATCGGGCAACCTCGCGTGAAACGTTCGCGCGGGGTGCGGTTGAGGCCGCTGTTTTTCTGGCCCGAAGGAAGAATCCGGGTGTCTATACCATGAACGATGTCCTGGGACTGGAGAACGAAAAAAATGATGGATCTGCCTGA
- a CDS encoding aspartate aminotransferase family protein: MKPPEFLKKSPPLKSPKKEGWEERGARVLLGNYSREPLVFEKGRGSYLFDPSGVAYLDFLGGIAIHVLGHCHPGITHAIQKQAQRMVHVSNLYYNPAVVDLAELLVEKTFADKVFFSNSGTEAIEAAIKLARRYGASSGRYEMISMEGSFHGRTLGAMTLTGQAKVREGFGPLPPGFLYAPFNDFDKIRASRTANTVAVIVEPVQGEIGVIPAETDFLQKLRRWTQEEDILLILDEIQTGLGRTGTLFAYEQYEIVPDILVSSKALGGGLPLGALLTSERLSKFLPPGTHGSTFGGNPVACAAGAALVRALFAEDFLPERVRSMSSYLWDGLMALKNRYPSLIREIRGKGFMIGCVVSVSAKKIKDLFREERVLVNATGPADDVIRILPPLSITYDETDDFLSVAEKIFSSLPVEKS; encoded by the coding sequence TTGAAACCGCCTGAATTTCTAAAAAAATCTCCGCCCTTGAAGTCGCCAAAAAAAGAAGGGTGGGAGGAAAGGGGTGCCCGGGTGCTTCTTGGAAATTATAGCCGTGAGCCTCTGGTTTTTGAGAAAGGACGCGGAAGCTACCTTTTCGACCCGTCAGGAGTGGCTTATCTGGACTTCCTGGGGGGCATCGCGATTCATGTGCTGGGTCATTGCCATCCGGGCATTACGCATGCCATACAAAAACAGGCCCAGCGCATGGTGCATGTGTCCAATCTTTACTATAATCCGGCTGTTGTGGATCTTGCAGAACTTCTGGTGGAAAAGACCTTTGCGGACAAAGTTTTTTTTTCGAACTCGGGGACCGAGGCGATTGAAGCTGCGATCAAGCTTGCCAGACGATATGGAGCATCCTCCGGCCGGTATGAAATGATATCGATGGAAGGCAGTTTCCATGGAAGAACACTGGGGGCGATGACACTGACAGGACAGGCAAAGGTTCGGGAAGGTTTCGGTCCCTTGCCCCCCGGATTCCTGTATGCGCCGTTTAATGATTTCGACAAAATACGTGCTTCCAGAACAGCAAATACGGTTGCCGTGATCGTTGAACCGGTTCAGGGGGAAATTGGGGTCATTCCGGCGGAAACGGATTTTCTTCAGAAGCTCCGTCGATGGACCCAGGAAGAAGATATTCTCCTGATCCTTGATGAGATTCAGACGGGTCTGGGGAGAACGGGCACCCTTTTTGCCTATGAACAATATGAAATCGTTCCGGATATTCTTGTTTCATCCAAGGCCCTGGGGGGAGGACTTCCCCTGGGGGCTCTGCTGACCAGCGAAAGACTGTCGAAATTCCTTCCGCCGGGAACGCATGGTTCAACCTTTGGAGGGAACCCTGTCGCCTGTGCAGCCGGAGCTGCACTTGTGCGGGCCCTTTTTGCCGAAGACTTTCTTCCGGAAAGGGTTCGGTCCATGAGTTCTTATTTATGGGATGGATTGATGGCATTGAAAAACAGGTATCCTTCCCTGATCCGCGAGATTCGGGGAAAAGGCTTTATGATTGGCTGTGTTGTTTCCGTGAGTGCGAAGAAAATCAAAGATCTGTTCCGGGAAGAGAGAGTTCTCGTCAATGCGACAGGTCCGGCAGATGATGTGATCCGGATCCTGCCTCCCCTTTCCATTACCTATGATGAAACGGATGATTTCCTGTCCGTGGCGGAGAAAATCTTTTCCTCGTTGCCGGTGGAAAAGTCCTGA
- a CDS encoding fumarylacetoacetate hydrolase family protein gives MMDLPEMPPGFRLARFEKDGALFWGVLSEDGSRLHPLSGPGHGSCSVLDVRLHPPVTPGKIIAVGLNYRAHGHEMGKPLPEEPLLFMKATSALLPPNGEIRLPRMSRRVDFEGEIALVMGKKASGISPEEVPLFVYGITCANDVTARDLQKKDVQYTRAKSFDTFCPLGPVILTGALPDDRKLTTEVNGVVRQETRASDMIFDPLTLVSFISQVMTLEPGDVILTGTPSGVGPLSPKDQVSVSLEGVGSLVNVVGADPHLTRDFPRE, from the coding sequence ATGATGGATCTGCCTGAAATGCCTCCGGGTTTTCGTCTTGCCAGGTTCGAAAAGGATGGCGCCCTGTTTTGGGGGGTTCTTTCGGAAGACGGGTCCCGTCTTCATCCGCTTTCGGGGCCGGGGCATGGTTCCTGTTCCGTCCTGGATGTCCGTCTTCACCCGCCGGTGACTCCGGGAAAAATTATTGCTGTCGGCCTGAACTACAGGGCACATGGACATGAGATGGGAAAGCCTTTGCCGGAAGAACCACTCCTCTTTATGAAGGCGACTTCGGCCCTGTTGCCTCCGAACGGGGAAATCCGTCTTCCCCGGATGTCCAGGAGAGTCGATTTCGAAGGAGAAATTGCTCTCGTCATGGGAAAGAAAGCCTCCGGGATCTCTCCGGAAGAAGTTCCTCTCTTCGTTTACGGGATTACGTGTGCCAACGATGTGACGGCGAGAGATTTGCAGAAAAAGGACGTTCAATACACCCGTGCAAAAAGTTTTGACACGTTTTGTCCTCTGGGCCCGGTCATCCTGACCGGCGCGCTTCCCGACGATCGTAAACTCACGACGGAAGTCAATGGTGTTGTCCGCCAGGAGACCCGGGCTTCAGACATGATCTTCGACCCCCTGACTCTTGTCTCCTTCATCAGTCAGGTGATGACACTCGAACCAGGGGACGTCATTCTGACCGGGACTCCGTCGGGCGTTGGTCCCCTTTCTCCAAAGGATCAGGTCTCCGTCTCGCTTGAGGGGGTGGGTTCTCTCGTCAATGTGGTGGGCGCGGATCCCCACCTCACCCGGGATTTTCCACGCGAATAA
- a CDS encoding potassium channel family protein translates to MPSSQRLFVAMLVLLGLLGAGTFGYMEIEHWNFVDSLFMTAITLSTVGYQTVHPLDQSGKYFTILLIVGGVGTVGYAIATLSELILEGHVYKLLGIRKMDRKIGSLKDHVIVCGYGKIGSLVIPGLVERAIPFVLIEENPQIAREAVEKGYLTVEGNASEEEVLKKAGIERARSLLVTPSSRPADSVYITMSSRLDNPGLSIIALASDPKTESKLLKAGATRVVSPFVLGSHRMLLALTQPTILDVLDRVVSPESGGFVFDEISIPEGSRFDGRTVSEFSQDLGIKFHIIAIQSKGLSRLVLPTAETIISARDQMVVIGTREDILRVKENLGLPSDLYERGQSFETA, encoded by the coding sequence ATGCCGTCCTCCCAACGACTTTTTGTTGCGATGCTTGTCCTCTTGGGCTTGTTGGGGGCCGGCACTTTCGGATACATGGAAATCGAACACTGGAATTTTGTCGATTCCCTGTTTATGACGGCCATTACGCTGTCTACGGTCGGCTATCAGACGGTTCATCCCCTTGATCAATCAGGTAAATATTTTACAATTTTGTTGATTGTTGGTGGTGTTGGTACGGTTGGTTATGCAATCGCCACCTTGAGTGAATTGATCCTTGAGGGTCATGTCTATAAGTTGCTGGGAATCCGGAAAATGGACCGAAAAATCGGGTCTCTGAAAGATCATGTTATTGTGTGCGGGTATGGGAAGATCGGGTCTCTTGTTATTCCCGGCCTGGTGGAGAGAGCCATCCCGTTTGTCCTCATCGAGGAAAATCCCCAGATTGCACGGGAGGCCGTCGAAAAAGGATACCTTACCGTAGAGGGAAATGCCTCTGAGGAAGAAGTCTTGAAAAAAGCCGGTATTGAAAGGGCCCGTTCACTTTTGGTGACGCCTTCTTCCCGGCCTGCGGATTCCGTGTATATCACGATGAGTTCGCGCCTTGATAATCCCGGGCTGTCCATTATTGCCCTGGCAAGTGATCCCAAGACGGAATCCAAACTCCTGAAAGCCGGAGCGACCCGTGTTGTCTCTCCCTTTGTTCTGGGCAGCCACCGCATGCTTCTGGCATTAACCCAGCCCACCATACTGGACGTTCTCGACCGGGTCGTTTCTCCCGAAAGTGGAGGATTTGTTTTTGACGAAATTTCGATTCCGGAAGGTTCCCGTTTTGATGGGAGAACGGTGTCGGAGTTTTCGCAGGATCTCGGGATCAAATTTCATATTATCGCTATCCAATCCAAAGGCCTGTCCCGCCTCGTCTTGCCGACAGCAGAGACCATCATCTCTGCCAGGGATCAGATGGTGGTGATTGGTACCCGTGAAGATATCCTGCGGGTAAAGGAAAATCTGGGATTGCCATCCGATTTATACGAGAGGGGACAATCTTTTGAAACCGCCTGA
- a CDS encoding argininosuccinate synthase, with amino-acid sequence MVQGTGTGPGKVVLAYSGGLDTSVIMTWLKEKYGCQVVAYCADLGQGEDLEEISRKAFRTGASKVYVRDLREEFVKDFLFPMIQSGAVYEDGYLLGTSIARPLIAKAQMEIARLEGADAVAHGATGKGNDQVRFEMAYAYFDPRIQVIAPWREWEMSSRSELINYAKKHAIPIQATLEKPYSIDRNLFHTSYEGGILEDPWIAPPKEIFTLTKDPVESPDIPAEVTVSFEKGIPIAINGDLLDPVPLLERANQLGGEYGIGRIDLVESRFVGMKSRGVYETPGGTLLYAAHRALETLTLDREILKLKQSLVPQFASLIYNGFWYSPEREALWAMILKTQERVTGDVRLQLYKGALRVLGRRSPYSLYRKDLATFEAGGFYNQADATGFIHIQSLRLKLYSDQVGGGEF; translated from the coding sequence ATGGTTCAGGGAACAGGGACAGGGCCCGGAAAAGTTGTTCTGGCGTATTCCGGTGGTCTGGATACGTCCGTCATCATGACGTGGCTCAAGGAAAAGTACGGATGTCAGGTTGTGGCGTATTGTGCTGATCTGGGGCAGGGCGAGGATCTCGAAGAGATTTCCCGAAAAGCCTTTAGAACGGGCGCTTCAAAGGTGTATGTCCGGGACCTCCGGGAAGAGTTTGTGAAAGATTTTCTCTTCCCGATGATTCAGAGTGGAGCTGTTTACGAAGACGGATATCTTCTGGGAACATCCATTGCCCGTCCCCTGATTGCCAAGGCCCAGATGGAAATTGCCCGCCTTGAAGGAGCGGATGCCGTGGCTCATGGTGCCACCGGTAAAGGGAACGACCAGGTCCGTTTCGAAATGGCGTATGCCTATTTCGATCCGCGTATCCAGGTGATCGCTCCCTGGCGGGAATGGGAAATGTCCTCCAGAAGCGAACTGATCAATTACGCCAAGAAACATGCCATTCCAATCCAGGCAACACTGGAAAAACCGTATTCGATCGACCGCAATCTTTTCCATACCAGTTATGAAGGGGGGATTCTCGAAGATCCCTGGATTGCGCCTCCGAAGGAAATTTTCACCCTGACCAAAGATCCTGTCGAATCCCCGGATATTCCTGCCGAAGTGACAGTTTCCTTTGAAAAAGGGATCCCTATTGCGATCAATGGGGATCTTCTGGATCCTGTTCCTCTTCTGGAAAGGGCGAATCAGCTGGGAGGAGAATACGGGATCGGCCGCATCGATCTGGTCGAAAGCCGATTTGTCGGCATGAAGTCGCGGGGTGTCTATGAAACCCCGGGAGGAACTCTTTTGTACGCTGCTCACCGGGCTCTGGAAACGTTGACGCTCGACAGGGAGATCCTGAAATTGAAACAGTCCCTTGTCCCCCAGTTTGCCTCTCTCATCTACAACGGATTCTGGTATTCTCCGGAAAGGGAAGCCCTCTGGGCGATGATCCTCAAAACCCAGGAACGTGTCACCGGCGATGTCCGTCTTCAACTCTATAAAGGGGCGCTGCGTGTCCTGGGGAGGCGGTCCCCCTATTCTCTCTACAGGAAGGATCTCGCAACGTTCGAGGCCGGAGGGTTTTATAACCAGGCCGATGCGACCGGATTCATCCATATCCAGTCCCTGCGGCTCAAGTTGTATTCAGACCAGGTCGGAGGCGGTGAATTCTGA
- the argH gene encoding argininosuccinate lyase: MPDQEGGNSEKLWGGRFSEPTDREVEMFTQSISFDRALWRQDIKGSRAHAAMLLKVGLLSHEEERRIQEGLSRIEEEMTNGTFPFRDEYEDIHMNIEKRLFELVGTPAQKLHTARSRNDQVSLDLRLYVIDRSREMAGLLAEFIRVLIGQSRRMRDLILPGYTHLQQAQPISAGYYFMAHAERLLRDRQRFLDIDRRLNLSPLGSGALAGTTLPIDRDHVARSLGFSGVTGNGLDAVSDRDFVADFLHAAVMLSLHLSGWAEEWILWSTREFGFVRIPDRYMTGSSMMPQKRNPDVLELIRGKTGRVIGHYMGLATILKGLPLSYNRDLQEDKEHLFDAAETVRQSVTLFLRIAGESVLDKERLREALSGDELLATDMAEDLVREGVPFREAHAIVGRIVAYCERERRKLASLTDEELRTFSPAFPEQYAHVLTPENAVRRRNLPGGPAPEQVEVRIGEIERELDGR, translated from the coding sequence ATGCCGGATCAGGAAGGGGGAAATTCCGAAAAGCTGTGGGGGGGGAGATTTTCCGAACCGACGGATCGGGAAGTCGAGATGTTTACCCAGTCCATTTCGTTTGATCGGGCCCTATGGCGCCAGGATATCAAGGGATCAAGGGCCCATGCAGCGATGCTTTTGAAAGTCGGTCTTCTTTCCCATGAGGAGGAAAGACGGATTCAGGAGGGGCTCTCCCGAATCGAAGAGGAGATGACGAACGGGACGTTTCCCTTTCGTGATGAATATGAAGATATTCATATGAATATCGAAAAGCGCCTTTTTGAACTGGTCGGGACTCCGGCCCAGAAGCTTCATACCGCGCGCAGCCGAAACGACCAGGTCTCCCTTGATCTCAGGCTTTACGTCATTGACCGTTCACGGGAGATGGCAGGTCTTCTTGCCGAGTTTATCCGGGTACTTATCGGGCAGTCGAGGAGGATGCGGGATCTGATCCTCCCCGGGTACACCCATCTCCAGCAAGCGCAACCCATTTCAGCGGGTTATTATTTCATGGCGCATGCGGAAAGACTCCTTCGTGACAGACAGAGGTTTCTGGATATCGATCGCCGTCTGAACCTCTCTCCTCTTGGATCCGGGGCCCTTGCTGGGACGACATTGCCGATCGACAGGGACCATGTCGCGCGCAGTCTAGGTTTTTCCGGTGTGACAGGAAACGGGCTTGATGCCGTGTCAGACCGGGATTTTGTCGCGGATTTCCTTCATGCAGCCGTCATGTTATCCCTGCACCTTTCGGGATGGGCAGAAGAATGGATTCTCTGGTCCACCCGGGAATTCGGTTTTGTTCGCATTCCGGACCGCTACATGACGGGGTCGAGCATGATGCCTCAAAAAAGGAATCCGGATGTTCTGGAGCTGATTCGGGGCAAGACAGGCCGTGTCATCGGGCACTATATGGGGCTTGCGACAATTTTGAAGGGGCTTCCGCTTTCCTACAACCGGGATCTCCAGGAAGACAAGGAACATCTGTTTGATGCTGCGGAGACGGTTCGACAGTCGGTCACACTCTTTTTAAGAATCGCGGGAGAATCTGTCCTGGATAAGGAGAGACTCCGGGAAGCCCTTTCAGGCGACGAGCTTCTGGCCACAGATATGGCGGAAGATCTTGTCCGGGAAGGTGTTCCCTTTCGGGAGGCCCATGCGATCGTCGGCCGCATTGTTGCCTATTGCGAGAGAGAACGACGAAAACTTGCAAGCTTGACAGACGAGGAACTCCGCACCTTCTCTCCCGCCTTTCCCGAGCAATATGCACATGTTCTGACACCGGAAAACGCTGTCCGGAGGCGCAATCTCCCTGGCGGACCTGCTCCTGAGCAGGTGGAAGTGCGTATCGGGGAAATAGAGCGTGAACTGGATGGTCGATGA
- the lysA gene encoding diaminopimelate decarboxylase, translating into MNGFEYKGHELFVEDVPVRKIVSSVDSPVYIYSEKALREAYSSYQEAFQSHRTMIAYAMKANGNLQILSMLGKMGSGADVVSGGELFRARRAGIPSDRIVFAGVGKTEGEMREAIDAGILMFNVESSMELDRLSRVASSMGKVAPVALRVNPDVDPKTHPYISTGMKKSKFGIPVDQALEEYRRAARLPGIRIVGIHQHIGSQLTEISPFRDAFDRMVAFARLLKENGIEVSWLDVGGGLGIRYGNEKPPTPREVAHEILSRLEGLNVGIILEPGRSIVGNAGILVTEVQYLKETSVKMFYIADAGMNDLIRPSLYGAFHDLWPVIKKPGNGKKGDLVGPVCETGDFLVQDRELPPVEPGDLLAVMSAGAYGFAMASNYNARPRPAEVLVSGDRFSVIRARETYEDLIRGEGIV; encoded by the coding sequence TTGAACGGATTTGAATATAAGGGTCATGAACTTTTTGTGGAAGATGTGCCTGTCAGAAAAATTGTTTCTTCCGTGGACTCCCCTGTCTATATATACAGTGAAAAAGCTTTGCGAGAAGCTTATTCCTCCTATCAGGAGGCATTTCAAAGCCATCGGACGATGATTGCCTATGCGATGAAAGCCAACGGAAATCTTCAGATCCTCTCCATGCTCGGGAAAATGGGCTCGGGGGCGGATGTTGTTTCCGGGGGAGAGCTTTTCCGGGCCCGGAGGGCCGGGATTCCTTCCGACCGGATCGTTTTTGCCGGGGTGGGAAAAACGGAAGGAGAAATGAGGGAAGCCATCGACGCTGGAATTCTGATGTTTAACGTGGAATCCTCCATGGAACTTGACCGTCTCTCCCGCGTGGCGTCTTCCATGGGGAAAGTTGCTCCGGTGGCTCTCCGGGTCAACCCGGATGTCGATCCAAAAACCCATCCGTACATCTCGACCGGGATGAAAAAAAGCAAATTCGGAATACCGGTGGACCAGGCCCTGGAAGAATATCGGAGGGCTGCTCGTCTTCCAGGAATCCGTATCGTTGGAATTCATCAGCACATCGGCTCCCAGTTGACGGAAATATCCCCCTTCCGGGATGCCTTTGACCGGATGGTCGCTTTTGCCCGCCTCCTGAAAGAAAACGGTATTGAAGTGTCCTGGCTGGATGTCGGGGGCGGTCTGGGCATCCGGTATGGCAACGAAAAACCGCCGACACCCCGGGAAGTGGCCCATGAAATTCTCTCCCGCCTGGAAGGCCTGAATGTCGGAATTATTCTGGAGCCGGGGCGTTCCATCGTGGGAAATGCAGGGATCCTTGTCACAGAGGTGCAATATCTCAAAGAGACGTCCGTCAAGATGTTCTATATTGCGGACGCGGGGATGAACGACCTCATCCGGCCTTCCCTCTATGGAGCATTTCATGACCTCTGGCCGGTGATCAAGAAACCGGGAAATGGAAAGAAGGGTGATCTCGTCGGGCCGGTCTGTGAAACGGGAGATTTTCTTGTCCAGGACCGGGAATTGCCGCCTGTGGAGCCCGGTGATCTGTTGGCCGTCATGTCTGCCGGGGCCTATGGATTTGCCATGGCCTCAAACTACAATGCGCGCCCCAGACCAGCGGAGGTTCTGGTTTCGGGAGACCGCTTTTCGGTCATCCGCGCCCGTGAAACATATGAGGATTTAATCCGGGGAGAGGGGATTGTCTGA
- the dapA gene encoding 4-hydroxy-tetrahydrodipicolinate synthase, with protein MFKGSMVALVTPFTGNRVDERKLRELVDFHIREGTQALVPVGTTGESATLDHREHERVLEVVIEHAARRIQVLAGTGSNSTDEAIRLTRAASAMGADGALIITPYYNRPTQEGLVRHYEALAKSVDIPMVIYNVPVRTGVNILPETIERLVSIELFVGVKEASGSLSQIIELFDRVGDRMAIYSGDDLLTHPILSIGGKGVISVSANIVPRLMSEMVDEALAGNWDKAFQKHLALVPLHRVLGLETNPIPIKTAMGLAGMIAPDMRLPLVPMSEGPRQKLEDVLKNMGLLGKGLS; from the coding sequence GTGTTTAAAGGATCGATGGTGGCCCTGGTGACCCCGTTTACCGGGAACAGGGTTGATGAAAGGAAACTTCGGGAACTGGTCGACTTTCATATCCGGGAAGGGACCCAGGCGCTGGTGCCGGTGGGAACGACGGGGGAATCTGCGACGCTCGATCATCGCGAGCACGAACGCGTCCTGGAAGTGGTCATTGAACATGCGGCACGGCGCATCCAGGTTCTGGCCGGGACAGGGTCAAACAGCACCGATGAGGCCATCAGGCTGACACGTGCCGCAAGCGCGATGGGTGCCGATGGAGCGCTGATCATCACGCCGTATTACAACCGGCCCACCCAGGAAGGACTTGTCCGTCATTACGAAGCCCTGGCCAAAAGCGTGGACATTCCCATGGTCATCTACAATGTTCCGGTCAGAACCGGCGTCAATATTCTGCCGGAAACCATCGAGCGCCTTGTGTCCATCGAGCTCTTTGTCGGCGTCAAGGAAGCGTCGGGTTCACTGTCCCAGATCATCGAGCTTTTCGATCGTGTCGGCGACCGGATGGCCATTTATTCCGGAGACGATCTTCTGACGCACCCCATTCTGTCCATTGGAGGGAAAGGCGTTATTTCCGTTTCGGCAAACATCGTCCCCCGGCTCATGAGTGAAATGGTTGATGAAGCTCTGGCCGGAAACTGGGACAAGGCTTTTCAGAAACATCTGGCGCTTGTTCCACTTCACCGGGTGCTCGGACTTGAAACAAATCCGATTCCGATCAAGACTGCGATGGGGTTGGCAGGAATGATCGCCCCCGATATGCGCCTGCCTCTCGTTCCCATGTCCGAAGGACCCCGCCAAAAACTGGAAGACGTCCTGAAAAACATGGGTCTTCTGGGAAAGGGTCTTTCGTGA